The genomic window TTGCGCCGGTAGCCGGTGATCACATCGTGCAGCAGCTGCGGGTTCGCGCGCGCCGTCCGAAGCTTCTCGGAAACCGCGACCTCGCCCGCCGCGCGCCCGTGTTTGTCCACTACCTTGAGTGTCTCCATCGTCGTCACGCGTCTCCCGTCGGTTGCCCCCTCACAGCCTGATCTTGATGTCCACCCCGGCGGGCAGGTTGAGCTTCTTCAGCTCGTCGATCGTCTTCGCGGTCGGGTCGAGGATATCGAGCAACCGCTTGTGCGTCCTGATCTCGAACTGTTCCCGCGACTTCTTGTCCACGTGGGGGGAGCGCAGCACCGTGTAGCGCTCGATCTCCGTGGGGAGCGGGATGGGACCGCACAGCTTGGCCCCGGTCCTCTTGGCCGTCTCGACGATC from Chlamydiota bacterium includes these protein-coding regions:
- the rpsJ gene encoding 30S ribosomal protein S10, with the protein product MAKQRIRIRLKAYDHRVLDQSAEEIVETAKRTGAKLCGPIPLPTEIERYTVLRSPHVDKKSREQFEIRTHKRLLDILDPTAKTIDELKKLNLPAGVDIKIRL